The following coding sequences are from one Capsicum annuum cultivar UCD-10X-F1 chromosome 3, UCD10Xv1.1, whole genome shotgun sequence window:
- the LOC107864431 gene encoding ATP-dependent DNA helicase 2 subunit KU70 isoform X3 → MSMELDPDEVFGDEEDDPETEFFKEREATKELLVYLVDASPKMFSTTCPSDDEKTATHFQVAINSIAQSLKSQIINRSYDEVSICFFNTREKKNLQDLSGIYVFNVPEREDLDRPTARLIKEFDLIEERFAKDIGSKYGIVPGSRENSLYNALWVAQALLRKGSAKTADKRILLFTNEDDPFGNLKGVVKVDMMRTTLQRAKDAQDLGIAIELLPLSQPDDEFNVSLFYADLLGLEGDDLAQFKALVGERFEDLKDQLRKRIFKKRRVRRLRLVIFNGLSIELNTYALIRPTNPGRITWLDSMTNLPLKIERSFICADTAAIIQEPPKRFQSYKNENIMFSVAELSEVKRVSTGHLRLLGFKPLTCLKDYHNLKPATFVFPSDEEVIGGTCLFVALHRSMVRLKRFAVAFYGSSSHPQLVALVAQEEIMTSSGQVEPPGMHLIYLPYSDDIRPIEELHTDPNSVPHATDDQIKKASALVKRIDLKDFSVCQFANPALQRHYAVLQALALDEDEMPEIKDETLPDEEGMARPGIVKALEEFKLSVYGENYEEEDSNIEGKVEPTRKRKANAMKEYGNYDWADLADNGKLKDLTVVELKYYLGAHNLPVTGKKEVLISRILTHMGSLLIWVLPRPFY, encoded by the exons atgtcAATGGAGTTGGACCCGGATGAGGTTTTTGGTGATGAGGAAGATGACCCTGAAACTGAATTCTTCAAG GAAAGAGAAGCTACTAAGGAGTTATTGGTTTATCTTGTGGATGCTTCACCTAAAATGTTTTCCACTACTTGCCCTAGT GATGATGAAAAGACTGCAACTCATTTTCAAGTCGCCATCAATTCCATTGCACAATCTCTCAAATCTCAGATTAttaataggtcttatgatgaagtTTCTATATGCTTCTTTAACACT CGGGAAAAAAAGAACTTGCAGGACCTAAGTGGCATTTATGTATTTAATGTTCCAGAAAGAGAGGATCTGGACAGACCAACAGCTAGGCTAATTAAAGAATTTGACCTCATTGAAG AAAGATTTGCTAAAGATATAGGAAGTAAGTATGGAATTGTGCCTGGCTCTCGGGAGAATTCTCTTTACAATGCTCTTTGGGTTGCACAAGCCCTTCTCCGCAAAGG ATCTGCAAAAACTGCTGATAAACGCATTCTCCTGTTTACAAATGAAGATGATCCTTTTGGGAATCTCAAAGGTGTCGTTAAAGTGGATATGATGAGGACAACACTGCAGCGTGCCAAA GATGCTCAAGATCTTGGTATTGCAATTGAGCTTCTTCCACTAAGCCAACCAGATGACGAGTTCAATGTTTCCCTTTTCTATGCT GATTTACTTGGTTTGGAGGGTGATGACCTTGCTCAGTTCAAGGCTCTCGTAGGAGAGAG GTTTGAAGATCTGAAAGACCAGCTAAGAAAACGTATCTTTAAAAAGCGCAGAGTTCGAAGACTTAGACTTGTGATTTTTAATGGATTATCTATTGAACTCAACACCTATGCTTTGATCCGTCCAACTAATCCTG GGAGAATAACTTGGCTTGATTCGATGACTAATCTTCCTTTGAAG ATTGAGAGATCCTTCATATGTGCTGATACTGCTGCTATAATTCAGGAGCCTCCAAAACGCTTTCAGTCTTATAAAAA TGAGAACATCATGTTTTCTGTGGCTGAGCTTTCAGAAGTCAAAAGAGTTTCAACTGGACATCTTCGTCTTCTAGGATTTAAGCCATTAACCTGCTTAAAGGATTATCATAACCTGAAGCCAGCTACTTTTGTCTTTCCAAGTGAtgag GAAGTGATTGGAGGCACTTGTCTTTTTGTTGCTCTCCATAGATCAATGGTGCGGCTTAAGCG CTTTGCAGTTGCTTTCTATGGGAGTTCAAGTCATCCTCAATTAGTTGCTCTTGTTGCACAA GAGGAAATAATGACTTCTAGTGGTCAAGTCGAGCCACCAGGGATGCATCTCATTTATCTTCCATATTCTGATGATATCAGACCCATTGAAGAG CTTCATACTGATCCAAATTCCGTGCCTCATGCCACTGACGACCAGATCAAGAAGGCCTCTGCTTTAGTGAAACgtattgacctcaaagatttttcggTGTGCCAATTTGCTAATCCTG CATTACAGAGACATTATGCAGTATTACAAGCTCTTGCTCTTGATGAGGACGAGATGCCTGAGATTAAAGACGAGACTCTTCCAGATGAAGAAGGGATGGCCAG GCCTGGTATTGTCAAAGCATTGGAAGAATTCAAACTCTCTGTATATGGAGAGAACTACGAGGAAGAAGACTCAAATATTGAAGGAAAAGTTGAACCAACAAGGAAACGAAAAGCAAATGCTATGAAAGAATATGGTAACTATGACTGGGCTGACCTTGCAGATAACGGGAAG TTAAAGGACTTGACGGTTGTAGAGTTGAAGTATTATCTAGGTGCACATAACCTACCGGTCACCGGAAAGAAAGAAGTCTTGATTAGTAGGATCTTAACTCACATGG GCTCACTACTGATATGGGTGCTCCCCCGACCCTTCTACTGA
- the LOC107864431 gene encoding ATP-dependent DNA helicase 2 subunit KU70 isoform X1, whose amino-acid sequence MSMELDPDEVFGDEEDDPETEFFKEREATKELLVYLVDASPKMFSTTCPSDDEKTATHFQVAINSIAQSLKSQIINRSYDEVSICFFNTREKKNLQDLSGIYVFNVPEREDLDRPTARLIKEFDLIEERFAKDIGSKYGIVPGSRENSLYNALWVAQALLRKGSAKTADKRILLFTNEDDPFGNLKGVVKVDMMRTTLQRAKDAQDLGIAIELLPLSQPDDEFNVSLFYADLLGLEGDDLAQFKALVGERFEDLKDQLRKRIFKKRRVRRLRLVIFNGLSIELNTYALIRPTNPGRITWLDSMTNLPLKIERSFICADTAAIIQEPPKRFQSYKNENIMFSVAELSEVKRVSTGHLRLLGFKPLTCLKDYHNLKPATFVFPSDEEVIGGTCLFVALHRSMVRLKRFAVAFYGSSSHPQLVALVAQEEIMTSSGQVEPPGMHLIYLPYSDDIRPIEELHTDPNSVPHATDDQIKKASALVKRIDLKDFSVCQFANPALQRHYAVLQALALDEDEMPEIKDETLPDEEGMARPGIVKALEEFKLSVYGENYEEEDSNIEGKVEPTRKRKANAMKEYGNYDWADLADNGKLKDLTVVELKYYLGAHNLPVTGKKEVLISRILTHMDSLGASSYGWHPCIEIFAQCP is encoded by the exons atgtcAATGGAGTTGGACCCGGATGAGGTTTTTGGTGATGAGGAAGATGACCCTGAAACTGAATTCTTCAAG GAAAGAGAAGCTACTAAGGAGTTATTGGTTTATCTTGTGGATGCTTCACCTAAAATGTTTTCCACTACTTGCCCTAGT GATGATGAAAAGACTGCAACTCATTTTCAAGTCGCCATCAATTCCATTGCACAATCTCTCAAATCTCAGATTAttaataggtcttatgatgaagtTTCTATATGCTTCTTTAACACT CGGGAAAAAAAGAACTTGCAGGACCTAAGTGGCATTTATGTATTTAATGTTCCAGAAAGAGAGGATCTGGACAGACCAACAGCTAGGCTAATTAAAGAATTTGACCTCATTGAAG AAAGATTTGCTAAAGATATAGGAAGTAAGTATGGAATTGTGCCTGGCTCTCGGGAGAATTCTCTTTACAATGCTCTTTGGGTTGCACAAGCCCTTCTCCGCAAAGG ATCTGCAAAAACTGCTGATAAACGCATTCTCCTGTTTACAAATGAAGATGATCCTTTTGGGAATCTCAAAGGTGTCGTTAAAGTGGATATGATGAGGACAACACTGCAGCGTGCCAAA GATGCTCAAGATCTTGGTATTGCAATTGAGCTTCTTCCACTAAGCCAACCAGATGACGAGTTCAATGTTTCCCTTTTCTATGCT GATTTACTTGGTTTGGAGGGTGATGACCTTGCTCAGTTCAAGGCTCTCGTAGGAGAGAG GTTTGAAGATCTGAAAGACCAGCTAAGAAAACGTATCTTTAAAAAGCGCAGAGTTCGAAGACTTAGACTTGTGATTTTTAATGGATTATCTATTGAACTCAACACCTATGCTTTGATCCGTCCAACTAATCCTG GGAGAATAACTTGGCTTGATTCGATGACTAATCTTCCTTTGAAG ATTGAGAGATCCTTCATATGTGCTGATACTGCTGCTATAATTCAGGAGCCTCCAAAACGCTTTCAGTCTTATAAAAA TGAGAACATCATGTTTTCTGTGGCTGAGCTTTCAGAAGTCAAAAGAGTTTCAACTGGACATCTTCGTCTTCTAGGATTTAAGCCATTAACCTGCTTAAAGGATTATCATAACCTGAAGCCAGCTACTTTTGTCTTTCCAAGTGAtgag GAAGTGATTGGAGGCACTTGTCTTTTTGTTGCTCTCCATAGATCAATGGTGCGGCTTAAGCG CTTTGCAGTTGCTTTCTATGGGAGTTCAAGTCATCCTCAATTAGTTGCTCTTGTTGCACAA GAGGAAATAATGACTTCTAGTGGTCAAGTCGAGCCACCAGGGATGCATCTCATTTATCTTCCATATTCTGATGATATCAGACCCATTGAAGAG CTTCATACTGATCCAAATTCCGTGCCTCATGCCACTGACGACCAGATCAAGAAGGCCTCTGCTTTAGTGAAACgtattgacctcaaagatttttcggTGTGCCAATTTGCTAATCCTG CATTACAGAGACATTATGCAGTATTACAAGCTCTTGCTCTTGATGAGGACGAGATGCCTGAGATTAAAGACGAGACTCTTCCAGATGAAGAAGGGATGGCCAG GCCTGGTATTGTCAAAGCATTGGAAGAATTCAAACTCTCTGTATATGGAGAGAACTACGAGGAAGAAGACTCAAATATTGAAGGAAAAGTTGAACCAACAAGGAAACGAAAAGCAAATGCTATGAAAGAATATGGTAACTATGACTGGGCTGACCTTGCAGATAACGGGAAG TTAAAGGACTTGACGGTTGTAGAGTTGAAGTATTATCTAGGTGCACATAACCTACCGGTCACCGGAAAGAAAGAAGTCTTGATTAGTAGGATCTTAACTCACATGG ACTCCTTAGGTGCCTCATCTTATGGCTGGCATCCATGTATTGAGATATTTGCTCAATGCCCCTGA
- the LOC107864431 gene encoding ATP-dependent DNA helicase 2 subunit KU70 isoform X4 yields the protein MSMELDPDEVFGDEEDDPETEFFKEREATKELLVYLVDASPKMFSTTCPSDDEKTATHFQVAINSIAQSLKSQIINRSYDEVSICFFNTREKKNLQDLSGIYVFNVPEREDLDRPTARLIKEFDLIEERFAKDIGSKYGIVPGSRENSLYNALWVAQALLRKGSAKTADKRILLFTNEDDPFGNLKGVVKVDMMRTTLQRAKDAQDLGIAIELLPLSQPDDEFNVSLFYADLLGLEGDDLAQFKALVGERFEDLKDQLRKRIFKKRRVRRLRLVIFNGLSIELNTYALIRPTNPGRITWLDSMTNLPLKIERSFICADTAAIIQEPPKRFQSYKNENIMFSVAELSEVKRVSTGHLRLLGFKPLTCLKDYHNLKPATFVFPSDEEVIGGTCLFVALHRSMVRLKRFAVAFYGSSSHPQLVALVAQEEIMTSSGQVEPPGMHLIYLPYSDDIRPIEELHTDPNSVPHATDDQIKKASALVKRIDLKDFSVCQFANPALQRHYAVLQALALDEDEMPEIKDETLPDEEGMARPGIVKALEEFKLSVYGENYEEEDSNIEGKVEPTRKRKANAMKEYGNYDWADLADNGKLKDLTVVELKYYLGAHNLPVTGKKEVLISRILTHMEL from the exons atgtcAATGGAGTTGGACCCGGATGAGGTTTTTGGTGATGAGGAAGATGACCCTGAAACTGAATTCTTCAAG GAAAGAGAAGCTACTAAGGAGTTATTGGTTTATCTTGTGGATGCTTCACCTAAAATGTTTTCCACTACTTGCCCTAGT GATGATGAAAAGACTGCAACTCATTTTCAAGTCGCCATCAATTCCATTGCACAATCTCTCAAATCTCAGATTAttaataggtcttatgatgaagtTTCTATATGCTTCTTTAACACT CGGGAAAAAAAGAACTTGCAGGACCTAAGTGGCATTTATGTATTTAATGTTCCAGAAAGAGAGGATCTGGACAGACCAACAGCTAGGCTAATTAAAGAATTTGACCTCATTGAAG AAAGATTTGCTAAAGATATAGGAAGTAAGTATGGAATTGTGCCTGGCTCTCGGGAGAATTCTCTTTACAATGCTCTTTGGGTTGCACAAGCCCTTCTCCGCAAAGG ATCTGCAAAAACTGCTGATAAACGCATTCTCCTGTTTACAAATGAAGATGATCCTTTTGGGAATCTCAAAGGTGTCGTTAAAGTGGATATGATGAGGACAACACTGCAGCGTGCCAAA GATGCTCAAGATCTTGGTATTGCAATTGAGCTTCTTCCACTAAGCCAACCAGATGACGAGTTCAATGTTTCCCTTTTCTATGCT GATTTACTTGGTTTGGAGGGTGATGACCTTGCTCAGTTCAAGGCTCTCGTAGGAGAGAG GTTTGAAGATCTGAAAGACCAGCTAAGAAAACGTATCTTTAAAAAGCGCAGAGTTCGAAGACTTAGACTTGTGATTTTTAATGGATTATCTATTGAACTCAACACCTATGCTTTGATCCGTCCAACTAATCCTG GGAGAATAACTTGGCTTGATTCGATGACTAATCTTCCTTTGAAG ATTGAGAGATCCTTCATATGTGCTGATACTGCTGCTATAATTCAGGAGCCTCCAAAACGCTTTCAGTCTTATAAAAA TGAGAACATCATGTTTTCTGTGGCTGAGCTTTCAGAAGTCAAAAGAGTTTCAACTGGACATCTTCGTCTTCTAGGATTTAAGCCATTAACCTGCTTAAAGGATTATCATAACCTGAAGCCAGCTACTTTTGTCTTTCCAAGTGAtgag GAAGTGATTGGAGGCACTTGTCTTTTTGTTGCTCTCCATAGATCAATGGTGCGGCTTAAGCG CTTTGCAGTTGCTTTCTATGGGAGTTCAAGTCATCCTCAATTAGTTGCTCTTGTTGCACAA GAGGAAATAATGACTTCTAGTGGTCAAGTCGAGCCACCAGGGATGCATCTCATTTATCTTCCATATTCTGATGATATCAGACCCATTGAAGAG CTTCATACTGATCCAAATTCCGTGCCTCATGCCACTGACGACCAGATCAAGAAGGCCTCTGCTTTAGTGAAACgtattgacctcaaagatttttcggTGTGCCAATTTGCTAATCCTG CATTACAGAGACATTATGCAGTATTACAAGCTCTTGCTCTTGATGAGGACGAGATGCCTGAGATTAAAGACGAGACTCTTCCAGATGAAGAAGGGATGGCCAG GCCTGGTATTGTCAAAGCATTGGAAGAATTCAAACTCTCTGTATATGGAGAGAACTACGAGGAAGAAGACTCAAATATTGAAGGAAAAGTTGAACCAACAAGGAAACGAAAAGCAAATGCTATGAAAGAATATGGTAACTATGACTGGGCTGACCTTGCAGATAACGGGAAG TTAAAGGACTTGACGGTTGTAGAGTTGAAGTATTATCTAGGTGCACATAACCTACCGGTCACCGGAAAGAAAGAAGTCTTGATTAGTAGGATCTTAACTCACATGG AATTGTAG
- the LOC107864431 gene encoding ATP-dependent DNA helicase 2 subunit KU70 isoform X5, with protein MSMELDPDEVFGDEEDDPETEFFKEREATKELLVYLVDASPKMFSTTCPSDDEKTATHFQVAINSIAQSLKSQIINRSYDEVSICFFNTREKKNLQDLSGIYVFNVPEREDLDRPTARLIKEFDLIEERFAKDIGSKYGIVPGSRENSLYNALWVAQALLRKGSAKTADKRILLFTNEDDPFGNLKGVVKVDMMRTTLQRAKDAQDLGIAIELLPLSQPDDEFNVSLFYADLLGLEGDDLAQFKALVGERFEDLKDQLRKRIFKKRRVRRLRLVIFNGLSIELNTYALIRPTNPGRITWLDSMTNLPLKIERSFICADTAAIIQEPPKRFQSYKNENIMFSVAELSEVKRVSTGHLRLLGFKPLTCLKDYHNLKPATFVFPSDEEVIGGTCLFVALHRSMVRLKRFAVAFYGSSSHPQLVALVAQEEIMTSSGQVEPPGMHLIYLPYSDDIRPIEELHTDPNSVPHATDDQIKKASALVKRIDLKDFSVCQFANPALQRHYAVLQALALDEDEMPEIKDETLPDEEGMARPGIVKALEEFKLSVYGENYEEEDSNIEGKVEPTRKRKANAMKEYGNYDWADLADNGKLKDLTVVELKYYLGAHNLPVTGKKEVLISRILTHMGK; from the exons atgtcAATGGAGTTGGACCCGGATGAGGTTTTTGGTGATGAGGAAGATGACCCTGAAACTGAATTCTTCAAG GAAAGAGAAGCTACTAAGGAGTTATTGGTTTATCTTGTGGATGCTTCACCTAAAATGTTTTCCACTACTTGCCCTAGT GATGATGAAAAGACTGCAACTCATTTTCAAGTCGCCATCAATTCCATTGCACAATCTCTCAAATCTCAGATTAttaataggtcttatgatgaagtTTCTATATGCTTCTTTAACACT CGGGAAAAAAAGAACTTGCAGGACCTAAGTGGCATTTATGTATTTAATGTTCCAGAAAGAGAGGATCTGGACAGACCAACAGCTAGGCTAATTAAAGAATTTGACCTCATTGAAG AAAGATTTGCTAAAGATATAGGAAGTAAGTATGGAATTGTGCCTGGCTCTCGGGAGAATTCTCTTTACAATGCTCTTTGGGTTGCACAAGCCCTTCTCCGCAAAGG ATCTGCAAAAACTGCTGATAAACGCATTCTCCTGTTTACAAATGAAGATGATCCTTTTGGGAATCTCAAAGGTGTCGTTAAAGTGGATATGATGAGGACAACACTGCAGCGTGCCAAA GATGCTCAAGATCTTGGTATTGCAATTGAGCTTCTTCCACTAAGCCAACCAGATGACGAGTTCAATGTTTCCCTTTTCTATGCT GATTTACTTGGTTTGGAGGGTGATGACCTTGCTCAGTTCAAGGCTCTCGTAGGAGAGAG GTTTGAAGATCTGAAAGACCAGCTAAGAAAACGTATCTTTAAAAAGCGCAGAGTTCGAAGACTTAGACTTGTGATTTTTAATGGATTATCTATTGAACTCAACACCTATGCTTTGATCCGTCCAACTAATCCTG GGAGAATAACTTGGCTTGATTCGATGACTAATCTTCCTTTGAAG ATTGAGAGATCCTTCATATGTGCTGATACTGCTGCTATAATTCAGGAGCCTCCAAAACGCTTTCAGTCTTATAAAAA TGAGAACATCATGTTTTCTGTGGCTGAGCTTTCAGAAGTCAAAAGAGTTTCAACTGGACATCTTCGTCTTCTAGGATTTAAGCCATTAACCTGCTTAAAGGATTATCATAACCTGAAGCCAGCTACTTTTGTCTTTCCAAGTGAtgag GAAGTGATTGGAGGCACTTGTCTTTTTGTTGCTCTCCATAGATCAATGGTGCGGCTTAAGCG CTTTGCAGTTGCTTTCTATGGGAGTTCAAGTCATCCTCAATTAGTTGCTCTTGTTGCACAA GAGGAAATAATGACTTCTAGTGGTCAAGTCGAGCCACCAGGGATGCATCTCATTTATCTTCCATATTCTGATGATATCAGACCCATTGAAGAG CTTCATACTGATCCAAATTCCGTGCCTCATGCCACTGACGACCAGATCAAGAAGGCCTCTGCTTTAGTGAAACgtattgacctcaaagatttttcggTGTGCCAATTTGCTAATCCTG CATTACAGAGACATTATGCAGTATTACAAGCTCTTGCTCTTGATGAGGACGAGATGCCTGAGATTAAAGACGAGACTCTTCCAGATGAAGAAGGGATGGCCAG GCCTGGTATTGTCAAAGCATTGGAAGAATTCAAACTCTCTGTATATGGAGAGAACTACGAGGAAGAAGACTCAAATATTGAAGGAAAAGTTGAACCAACAAGGAAACGAAAAGCAAATGCTATGAAAGAATATGGTAACTATGACTGGGCTGACCTTGCAGATAACGGGAAG TTAAAGGACTTGACGGTTGTAGAGTTGAAGTATTATCTAGGTGCACATAACCTACCGGTCACCGGAAAGAAAGAAGTCTTGATTAGTAGGATCTTAACTCACATGGGTAAGTGA
- the LOC107864431 gene encoding ATP-dependent DNA helicase 2 subunit KU70 isoform X2, with the protein MWYGLSTLNPSHTSLYGNSGNTLEREATKELLVYLVDASPKMFSTTCPSDDEKTATHFQVAINSIAQSLKSQIINRSYDEVSICFFNTREKKNLQDLSGIYVFNVPEREDLDRPTARLIKEFDLIEERFAKDIGSKYGIVPGSRENSLYNALWVAQALLRKGSAKTADKRILLFTNEDDPFGNLKGVVKVDMMRTTLQRAKDAQDLGIAIELLPLSQPDDEFNVSLFYADLLGLEGDDLAQFKALVGERFEDLKDQLRKRIFKKRRVRRLRLVIFNGLSIELNTYALIRPTNPGRITWLDSMTNLPLKIERSFICADTAAIIQEPPKRFQSYKNENIMFSVAELSEVKRVSTGHLRLLGFKPLTCLKDYHNLKPATFVFPSDEEVIGGTCLFVALHRSMVRLKRFAVAFYGSSSHPQLVALVAQEEIMTSSGQVEPPGMHLIYLPYSDDIRPIEELHTDPNSVPHATDDQIKKASALVKRIDLKDFSVCQFANPALQRHYAVLQALALDEDEMPEIKDETLPDEEGMARPGIVKALEEFKLSVYGENYEEEDSNIEGKVEPTRKRKANAMKEYGNYDWADLADNGKLKDLTVVELKYYLGAHNLPVTGKKEVLISRILTHMDSLGASSYGWHPCIEIFAQCP; encoded by the exons atGTGGTATGGTCTGAGTACACTCAACCCTTCTCATACCTCACTATATGGGAatagtgggaatacactg GAAAGAGAAGCTACTAAGGAGTTATTGGTTTATCTTGTGGATGCTTCACCTAAAATGTTTTCCACTACTTGCCCTAGT GATGATGAAAAGACTGCAACTCATTTTCAAGTCGCCATCAATTCCATTGCACAATCTCTCAAATCTCAGATTAttaataggtcttatgatgaagtTTCTATATGCTTCTTTAACACT CGGGAAAAAAAGAACTTGCAGGACCTAAGTGGCATTTATGTATTTAATGTTCCAGAAAGAGAGGATCTGGACAGACCAACAGCTAGGCTAATTAAAGAATTTGACCTCATTGAAG AAAGATTTGCTAAAGATATAGGAAGTAAGTATGGAATTGTGCCTGGCTCTCGGGAGAATTCTCTTTACAATGCTCTTTGGGTTGCACAAGCCCTTCTCCGCAAAGG ATCTGCAAAAACTGCTGATAAACGCATTCTCCTGTTTACAAATGAAGATGATCCTTTTGGGAATCTCAAAGGTGTCGTTAAAGTGGATATGATGAGGACAACACTGCAGCGTGCCAAA GATGCTCAAGATCTTGGTATTGCAATTGAGCTTCTTCCACTAAGCCAACCAGATGACGAGTTCAATGTTTCCCTTTTCTATGCT GATTTACTTGGTTTGGAGGGTGATGACCTTGCTCAGTTCAAGGCTCTCGTAGGAGAGAG GTTTGAAGATCTGAAAGACCAGCTAAGAAAACGTATCTTTAAAAAGCGCAGAGTTCGAAGACTTAGACTTGTGATTTTTAATGGATTATCTATTGAACTCAACACCTATGCTTTGATCCGTCCAACTAATCCTG GGAGAATAACTTGGCTTGATTCGATGACTAATCTTCCTTTGAAG ATTGAGAGATCCTTCATATGTGCTGATACTGCTGCTATAATTCAGGAGCCTCCAAAACGCTTTCAGTCTTATAAAAA TGAGAACATCATGTTTTCTGTGGCTGAGCTTTCAGAAGTCAAAAGAGTTTCAACTGGACATCTTCGTCTTCTAGGATTTAAGCCATTAACCTGCTTAAAGGATTATCATAACCTGAAGCCAGCTACTTTTGTCTTTCCAAGTGAtgag GAAGTGATTGGAGGCACTTGTCTTTTTGTTGCTCTCCATAGATCAATGGTGCGGCTTAAGCG CTTTGCAGTTGCTTTCTATGGGAGTTCAAGTCATCCTCAATTAGTTGCTCTTGTTGCACAA GAGGAAATAATGACTTCTAGTGGTCAAGTCGAGCCACCAGGGATGCATCTCATTTATCTTCCATATTCTGATGATATCAGACCCATTGAAGAG CTTCATACTGATCCAAATTCCGTGCCTCATGCCACTGACGACCAGATCAAGAAGGCCTCTGCTTTAGTGAAACgtattgacctcaaagatttttcggTGTGCCAATTTGCTAATCCTG CATTACAGAGACATTATGCAGTATTACAAGCTCTTGCTCTTGATGAGGACGAGATGCCTGAGATTAAAGACGAGACTCTTCCAGATGAAGAAGGGATGGCCAG GCCTGGTATTGTCAAAGCATTGGAAGAATTCAAACTCTCTGTATATGGAGAGAACTACGAGGAAGAAGACTCAAATATTGAAGGAAAAGTTGAACCAACAAGGAAACGAAAAGCAAATGCTATGAAAGAATATGGTAACTATGACTGGGCTGACCTTGCAGATAACGGGAAG TTAAAGGACTTGACGGTTGTAGAGTTGAAGTATTATCTAGGTGCACATAACCTACCGGTCACCGGAAAGAAAGAAGTCTTGATTAGTAGGATCTTAACTCACATGG ACTCCTTAGGTGCCTCATCTTATGGCTGGCATCCATGTATTGAGATATTTGCTCAATGCCCCTGA
- the LOC107864434 gene encoding DNA polymerase zeta processivity subunit, translating into MDRNRSPQGETARILVEFLEVAITSVVFLKGVYPSGTFERRRYMNVVVQRARHPELQQYIHSSVNGLLPFIQKGLVERVAVIFSDSNNAPIERFVFKINVNQSYGSKLEEADLEFSLKSFLIKLPLSQSIMKVLPPDCRWEITAYFRSLPQSGTTSKDAEMWVPTDTRQWQQAPLITPIKSMSSEPLGVQLYLEHPSLSEPEA; encoded by the exons ATGGATCGCAATCGAAGTCCACAAG GTGAAACTGCCCGGATACTTGTAGAATTCTTGGAAGTTGCCATTACGTCAGTTGTGTTCCTCAAAGGAGTTTACCCAAGTG GGACATTTGAAAGGCGACGTTACATGAATGTGGTGGTTCAAAGAGCTAGACACCCAGAGCTTCAACAATATATCCATTCTTCTGTCAATGGACTTCTTCCTTTCATACAAAAG GGATTGGTTGAGAGAGTGGCAGTGATTTTTTCTGATAGCAACAACGCACCTATTGAGAGATTTGTTTTCAAGATAAATGTGAACCAGTCCTATGGTTCGAAGTTGGAGGAAGCGGATCTGGAGTTCTCTCTTAAATCATTTTTGATCAAGCTTCCTTTGTCACAATCGATAATGAAGGTTCTTCCACCCG ATTGCAGGTGGGAGATAACAGCTTACTTTCGCTCTCTCCCGCAGAGTGGTACTACCAGCAAAGATGCCGAAATGTGGGTCCCAACAGATACGCGACAATGGCAACAAGCACCTCTTATAACTCCTATTAAATCCATGAGTAGTGAACCTCTAGGTGTTCAACTATATCTTGAACATCCAAGTCTCTCTGAACCAGAGGCTTAG